The genomic region CGGCGGCCAAGCTAGATGTGCAAGTAGCGCGCGCCAACTTCTACCCTTCGCTGCGCCTTACTGGCTCGGTGGGATTCGAGGCGTTCAAACCCGGCTTATTGTTCTCTACTCCTGAGTCGATGCTCTATAATCTGGCCGGGGAGCTAGTAGCGCCGCTGGTGAACCGCAACGGCATCAAGGCGGTGTACGGCAGCGCCAACGCCGTGCAAACTCAAGCGGCCTACAATTACGAGCGCACCGTGTTGAATGCCTACGTGGAGGTAGTAAACGAGCTGGCCAACATCCGCAACCTAGCTAACAGCTACAACGAAAAAGCACTGGAAGTAAAGTCGTTGAACCAGTCCGTCACCATTTCCAACAGCCTATTTCGTTCGGCCCGCGCTGAGTACACGGAAGTACTCTTCACCCAGCGCGACGCCCTGGAATCGAAGTTCGACCTGATCGAAACCAAGATGCAGCAGTTGAATGCCACCGTAAACGTGTACCGCGCCCTGGGCGGCGGCTGGAATTAACGGAGGCAGAAGCGCGTCCTAAACGGGGGCAAATCGAAAAACGGTCTGGTGGAGCTTACCCGGACCGTTGCACGGCTGGCAGAATGGGGGTAGCCCGCTGTCTGTTGCGCAACGGTCCGGAGAAGCTCCGCCAGACCGTTTTTCTTGAATTGTACTTCCGGTGGATTTGCTTCCCAGGCTGCTCCGCTACCTATCCGGCTTACTTGGTGCTGCTGGTAACTTCTGGCGTTAAGGCCCGTTATGGGAGTTCCTTTTCACCTTTTTACGCTCTGTTTATTATGAACGCGAAAGTCCTTTCTCTGCCGCTGCTGGCGGCTCTACTCTGTGCCGGTAGTGCGGCCCATGCCCAAACCGAACAAGGCACCCGGGTGCTGGGACTAAGCGGCGGCAACTTCACCTTCCAAAGCGACAGAAACGTAGCAAACTATGCAGGCTCGCTGACCCCTTCGGTTGGCACGTTCGTGGCCGACAACATAGCTTTGGGCGTAGCCGTACCCTTTGAACTTAGGCACAGTAAAATCAAGCGCGGCGTCAGTTCGAAAACCAATACCTACAGCCTTGGGGTAACGCCCTGGTTGCGCTACTACATCCCTTCGGAAAGCCGGCACCGGCTGTTTGGTGAGATAGGTGCGGGGGTCGCGTTTGAAAGGGCCGCAACTAAGATAGGAGGCGATAAAAACGGCGACACCAGCTTCCTTTTCCTGGGAAACATTGGAGCAGGCTACTCCTACTTCATCACGCCGCAGCTGGGCCTAGAGGGCGTGCTTTCCTACGGCCAGAACACCGCCGCCAAAGAAAGCCAGATCAGCCGCGGGACGCTCGGCCTTAACATCGGTTTCCGCTTCTATCTATCCCGTACGTAGCGGTAGCCTAGTTAACCTCCTTTTCAACTCCTTCTAAATAATCAGCCAAGAGTAGCTGTACTGTCCTAGCGTTTCACCTCCCCCGGGCGCGCCAGATGCGCTTACTTTCGCACGACTACTTAATTCTGTACGAACCTATCATAAAAGGGGTATTTCGTACAGAGTTACAAGGAGTTGAAAAGGGAGTTTTTCGAGGAGAAATGAGAACAGTAAGGCAAAGCTCCATCGCTTAAGCCAAAAAAGCCGCCGCAACGGGAGTTGCGGCGGCTTTTTTGGCTTGTTGCCCTACCCTACTTGGCGTAGGCTACGGCGCGCATTTCCCGAATCACGGTAATCTTGATCTGACCGGGATACTGCATTTCCTTCTCGATTTTCTGCGAAATCTCGTAGCTCAGTTCCTGGGCGCGGTCGTCGGTTACGTTTTCGGCATTCACCATCACGCGCAACTCGCGGCCCGCCTGGATGGCGTAGCACTGCAATACGCCATCAAATGACACAGCCGTTTCTTCCAGTTGCTTCAGGCGCTTGATGTAGCTTTCCATCATCTCGCGGCGGGCGCCGGGGCGCGAGCCCGAAATGGCGTCGCAGGCCTGCACCAGGGGCGCAATCATGGCCGTCATTTCCATCTCGTCGTGGTGGGCACCAATGGCGTTTACTACGTCGGGATGCTCTTTGTACTTCTTGGCCATCTCCATGCCTAGGATGGCGTGGGGCAGTTCGGGTTCCTCAGTGCTTACCTTGCCAATGTCATGCAGCAAGCCGGCGCGTTTGGCGTGCTTCACATTCAGGCCCAGCTCGGCGGCCATAGTGGCGCAAAGATTGGCTACCTCGCGGGAGTGCTGGAGTAGGTTTTGGCCGTACGACGAGCGGAAACGCATGCGCCCTACCATCTTCACCAGCTCGGGGTGCAGGCCGTGGATGCCCAGGTCGATGATGGTTTTCTCGCCGATTTCCACGATTTCCTCATCGATGTTCTTGCGGGTTTTGGCCACAATCTCCTCGATGCGGGCCGGGTGAATACGACCGTCTTTCACCAGCAAGTGCAGGCTCAAGCGAGCCACCTCGCGGCGCACCGGGTCAAAGCCCGAAATGATGATGGCCTCGGGCGTATCATCCACAATAATCTCAACGCCGGTAGCAGCTTCCAGGGCACGAATATTCCGACCCTCACGACCGATAATCTTGCCCTTCACGTCGTCCGACTCGATGTTGAACACCGACACGCAGTTCTCAATGGCGTGCTCGGCCGCGGTGCGCTGAATAGTTTCCAGCACCACCTTCTTGGCGTCTTTGGTGGCCGTGAGCTTGCTTTGCGCCACCACATCTTTAATGTAGGACGACGCCTGCAACTGCGCCTCGTTTTTCAACGATTCTACCAACTGCTCGCGCGCTTCGGCGGCCGTCAGGCCCGAAATGGTTTCGAGCTGATGCTGCACTTGGCGGGCTTTTTCTTCGGCCTCTGCCTCACGCTGTTGCAGCTTGGCTAGTTGAGCTTCGTGCGTGGTCTGGCGCTTTTCTTCCTGAGCATCCAGCCGGTCGCGCTGCTGTTGGGCGTCGTTTTGAAGCTTGTCGCGCAGGGTATCCAGCTCTTTTTCTTTGCGCTGAATCTGATCGAGCTGCTTTTGCGTGGTTTGGGTGAGCTGCTTGATGCTCTGCTCCTGCTCCACCACGGCCTGACGGCGCTGCGTTAGCTCGGTATCTAGCTCGGCTTTTTGGCGGCGGCTTTCCTGCTCAAACTCGTGCTTAAGCGTGCGGAATTTGTCTTTCGACTGTTGAATCCGCTCGTCGCGGATACGGTTGGCTTTCTCTTCTGCTTCTTGCAAAAGCTGTTGGGCACGGGCGCGGGCCTCGGCCTCTTGGTCCTGCCGGGCCTTACCGGCCAGCAGGCGGCCGACAAACACGCCGGCCACAAGGGCAACGACGGCAGCCAGCGCGATATAAACATAGGGTGACATGTGCTATGGTTTTTGGGGAAGGGGTATATAAAAACCATAACAAAAAAACTAGTCCAACGCGTGCCCACCCGCACGGCCGATTGCCATGGGGGTAGGATAAGCGTGAAACCGAAGCCGGGCTACGATTAGCCCAGCACCAGCGACGAAAGCAGCTCGTCCAAGCGCGCCAAGCGCTCGGTAAGGGCTGCATCGGTGCCGTCCTTCTCCTTGCCGACCTTCAGGCGGTCGACCATTGTGGTTAGGGCAATCATGGCCAATAGGTCTTGCTTGTCCTGGATGCCGTACTGGTCGCGGAACTCCTTAAGCTTTTCATTCAACAGCTTACCGGCCATGCGTAGGCGCTCCTCATCGGGAGCCGCGACGCGCATGGGATATTCCCGTTCAGCAATGCGAATTTTTATGGCTAAGTCGCTCATGCGAGCAGTGCGTTTTTAGGTGGATGGGGATAGGTCGTTACTCCTTCAAATAGGCAAGGCACTTATCTATTTCGCGGATGTATTCGTTGAGGCGCAGTTTCAGCTCGTTGACGTGGGCAGGTTTCTCTGCTACGGTATTGACAAGTTTAGCGATATTCTCCCGGTTCTGGAAATCCTTGAGCTGCCGGTCCCGGTCGCGCACGTCGGCGCGCAGCTGCTCAATAGTGGTTTGGGCATCGCTCAATTCCTCCCGCACTTGCTGATAAGCAGCCACTAAGCTGGTCACTTGCCGCTCCAGGCGGTCGAGTTGGGCTAGTTGCTGGGAGGAAGCCATTTTTGGTTGGTTTTTGGTTGTTAGTTGTTTGTTTTTGGTCGTTAGCTACTTTGCCAAGCGTATTTCTAGTGGGTGAAACAGCTAAAAACCAAAAACAAACAACCAAAAACCAGATTTACTTCCGAATCAGCGCACCGGCTTGCTTCTCAAACTGCTGAATGAGGCGCTGCATCACCTGGTCGATAGCTTGGTCGGTGAGGGTTTGGCTAGGGTCTTGCAGGGCGAAGCTCACGGAGTAGGACTTTTTGCCCGCCCCCAGGTTCTCGCCTTCATACACGTCAAACACATTCAGGCTTTGCAGAAGTTTCTTTTCGGTGCGGCGCGCAATCTGCTGCAACTGGTCGAACGTCACGGTCTTGTCTACCACCAGCGACAAGTCGCGGCGCACCTCCGGGAACTTGGGCAACTCGCGGGCCACCAGCGTGTTTTTGTACTTGCGCACCAGCCAATCCCAGTCCAGCTCGGCATACCACACGGGCTGGTTCACGTCGAGCTGCTTCAGCACGCCCGGCGACACGGCCCCCAGATGCACCACCGGCTGGTTCTGCACCAGCAGGGTAAGGCCGCCCGCAAGGTAGGGATGCTGCACCGGCTGGCTGGCATAGTTGCCGAAGCCCAACGAAGCCAATACCTGCTGTACTGCCCCGGCTAAGTCGTGGAAAGTTGTTTTCTCTGCCTTATGCTGCCAAGTTTCGGTCGAGGCATTACCAGTGAGCAGCAGCACCAGCTTGTTCTGCTCCTGGTGCTTGCCTGTCTCAGGCTTCTGGGAGTAGGCCTTGCCGAACTCGTAAAGCTTCAGGTCCTTCTGGCGGCGGTTGAGGTTGTAGCGCACCACTTCCAGGGCCGAGTGCAACACCGTGGGCCGCATGATGTCGAGGTCGGCGCTGTTGTAGTTGTGCACGCGCACCAGCGTAGCGTCCTGCTCGCCTTTCTTTTCGAAGTAGGCCGAGTTGGTGAGCGAGTTGGTGATAATCTCCGAATAGCCCTGCCCGCTGAGCAACCGTGCCGTGTTCTGGCGTAGCACTTCGGGGTCAGGATTCGGGAACTTGGCGAGGTAGGAAGCCGAGTTGAAGGGCCGCAGCGCCACGTTGTTGTAACCGTAGATGCGCAGAATTTCCTCAATCACATCGGCCTCGCGGGTCACGTCTACCTTATGCGGCGGAATTTTCAGGTACCATTCCGTTGCGGATAAGTCAGTGGCTGCTGGTTGAGCAGTGAGAAGCGTCAGATGCTCAGCCAAGTCCTGTCCTATTGCATTACCACCCAACGACGGTTGCTCTTGAATCTCAATATCTAAGTCCGTCAGGATCTGGCGGATGCGGTCTTCGCCTATCTCCTGCCCTACCAGCTGGGCCACGCGGGGTAGGCGCAGGCGTACTTCCGTGGGCTGGATGGGGGTAGGATACTGGTCGACCGCCGGCGCGGCAATGCGTGCCCCAGCCACTTCTTGCAGCAGCAGTGCCGCACGCTGGAGAGCTACAGGCACCATGTCGGGGTCGGTGCCGCGCTCGAAGCGGAAGGAAGCGTCGGTTTTGAG from Hymenobacter aerilatus harbors:
- the pheT gene encoding phenylalanine--tRNA ligase subunit beta; translated protein: MKISYDWLRTLIPTTQSAEEIGKLLTGSGLEVEGIEELESVPGGLRGVVLGTVLICEKHPDADKLSLTTVDVGDGTPRQIVCGAPNVAAGQKVVVALEGAMLHPTQGEPFKIKKSKIRGAASEGMICAEDEIGLGESHAGIMVLNTDLPNGTPAAEYFGLGSDSVFEIGLTPNRADAASHYGVARELRALLRQPCHLPDVSGFQAPASAENTISVTIEDEAACPRYAGLLLDNVQVGPSPEWLQRRLRSIGLSPINNVVDVTNFVLHELGNPLHAFDADQITGNQIRVKRAEAGEKFVTLDGVERTLQAADLVIADANGAPMALAGVFGGKTSGVSNATTRVLLESAYFAPAVVRKTSQTHQLKTDASFRFERGTDPDMVPVALQRAALLLQEVAGARIAAPAVDQYPTPIQPTEVRLRLPRVAQLVGQEIGEDRIRQILTDLDIEIQEQPSLGGNAIGQDLAEHLTLLTAQPAATDLSATEWYLKIPPHKVDVTREADVIEEILRIYGYNNVALRPFNSASYLAKFPNPDPEVLRQNTARLLSGQGYSEIITNSLTNSAYFEKKGEQDATLVRVHNYNSADLDIMRPTVLHSALEVVRYNLNRRQKDLKLYEFGKAYSQKPETGKHQEQNKLVLLLTGNASTETWQHKAEKTTFHDLAGAVQQVLASLGFGNYASQPVQHPYLAGGLTLLVQNQPVVHLGAVSPGVLKQLDVNQPVWYAELDWDWLVRKYKNTLVARELPKFPEVRRDLSLVVDKTVTFDQLQQIARRTEKKLLQSLNVFDVYEGENLGAGKKSYSVSFALQDPSQTLTDQAIDQVMQRLIQQFEKQAGALIRK
- a CDS encoding acyloxyacyl hydrolase — translated: MRNGPEKLRQTVFLELYFRWICFPGCSATYPAYLVLLVTSGVKARYGSSFSPFYALFIMNAKVLSLPLLAALLCAGSAAHAQTEQGTRVLGLSGGNFTFQSDRNVANYAGSLTPSVGTFVADNIALGVAVPFELRHSKIKRGVSSKTNTYSLGVTPWLRYYIPSESRHRLFGEIGAGVAFERAATKIGGDKNGDTSFLFLGNIGAGYSYFITPQLGLEGVLSYGQNTAAKESQISRGTLGLNIGFRFYLSRT
- a CDS encoding cell division protein ZapA, with the protein product MSDLAIKIRIAEREYPMRVAAPDEERLRMAGKLLNEKLKEFRDQYGIQDKQDLLAMIALTTMVDRLKVGKEKDGTDAALTERLARLDELLSSLVLG
- the rny gene encoding ribonuclease Y, with protein sequence MSPYVYIALAAVVALVAGVFVGRLLAGKARQDQEAEARARAQQLLQEAEEKANRIRDERIQQSKDKFRTLKHEFEQESRRQKAELDTELTQRRQAVVEQEQSIKQLTQTTQKQLDQIQRKEKELDTLRDKLQNDAQQQRDRLDAQEEKRQTTHEAQLAKLQQREAEAEEKARQVQHQLETISGLTAAEAREQLVESLKNEAQLQASSYIKDVVAQSKLTATKDAKKVVLETIQRTAAEHAIENCVSVFNIESDDVKGKIIGREGRNIRALEAATGVEIIVDDTPEAIIISGFDPVRREVARLSLHLLVKDGRIHPARIEEIVAKTRKNIDEEIVEIGEKTIIDLGIHGLHPELVKMVGRMRFRSSYGQNLLQHSREVANLCATMAAELGLNVKHAKRAGLLHDIGKVSTEEPELPHAILGMEMAKKYKEHPDVVNAIGAHHDEMEMTAMIAPLVQACDAISGSRPGARREMMESYIKRLKQLEETAVSFDGVLQCYAIQAGRELRVMVNAENVTDDRAQELSYEISQKIEKEMQYPGQIKITVIREMRAVAYAK